Proteins from a genomic interval of Zingiber officinale cultivar Zhangliang chromosome 1B, Zo_v1.1, whole genome shotgun sequence:
- the LOC122043355 gene encoding polyadenylate-binding protein 6-like, whose product MGEAASAAPPLDQPPFPTLYVGDLHPNVSELQLQYVFSPCGAISSIHVCRDRATGASLQYAYVNFFSFLDAKKALTMMNHYPLNGRPIRIMWSQRNPLSRRNGIGNLFVNNLDCVDAIALENLFAQYGTVKSCKLAMDESGKSKGFGFVQMDTEEAAQSAIRALNGRFLQGSKKKLYVTKFVKQDERQPLPERQNKTNLYIKNLDWAITDEVLRMRFSQYGTIRSFVVMKKKDGKSRGFGFVDFLSAEDAKNALNDMNGLKFGTRTVYVGYAQTKKQRKVLLSRLFGNYHLFYHDQNATIFVRNLEESVDGKALREHFGASGKIWCARVIYNKVNGQSMGFGFVRFFSTEEAYVAVQRFNGIKLETLSSLIV is encoded by the exons ATGGGGGAAGCCGCCTCCGCGGCGCCGCCCCTCGATCAGCCGCCGTTCCCGACGCTTTACGTCGGGGATCTCCACCCAAATGTCTCGGAGTTGCAACTCCAATACGTTTTCTCCCCCTGTGGCGCCATTTCGTCGATCCATGTCTGCCGTGATCGAGCCACCGGAGCCTCCCTTCAATACGCCTACGTAAATTTCTTCTCTTTCCTGGATG CGAAGAAGGCTCTTACGATGATGAACCACTACCCTCTGAACGGTAGACCTATTCGGATCATGTGGTCTCAGAGAAACCCCTTGTCTAGAAGGAACGGCATCGGCAATCTTTTTGTCAAT AATTTGGATTGTGTTGACGCAATTGCGCTCGAGAATCTGTTCGCCCAGTATGGGACTGTGAAATCTTGCAAGTTGGCGATGGATGAGAGCGGCAAAAGTAAGGGGTTTGGTTTCGTCCAGATGGACACGGAGGAGGCCGCTCAATCGGCCATCAGAGCACTCAATGGCAGATTCCTTCAGGGTTCAAAGAAGAAGCT ATATGTAACGAAGTTTGTCAAGCAAGACGAGAGGCAACCATTGCCCGAAAGACAAAACAAGACTAACCTTTATATCAAGAACCTGGATTGGGCCATCACAGATGAGGTCCTGCGGATGAGATTCTCACAGTATGGCACCATCAGAAGTTTTGTTGTGATGAAAAAAAAAGATGGAAAGTCTAGAGGATTCGGATTTGTCGACTTCCTTTCTGCAGAGGATGCTAAGAATGCATTAAATGACATGAACGGCTTAAAATTTG GAACCAGGACTGTATACGTTGGATATGCTCAGACAAAGAAGCAACGAAAGGTTTTGCTAAGTCGTCTGTTTG GAAATTACCATCTTTTTTATCATGATCAGAATGCGACTATCTTTGTGAGAAATCTCGAGGAGTCAGTTGATGGTAAAGCCTTGAGGGAACATTTTGGTGCCTCTGGAAAAATATGGTGTGCAAGGGTCATATACAATAAAGTAAATGGACAGAGCATGGGATTTGGATTTGTACGCTTCTTCTCGACTGAGGAGGCATATGTGGCTGTCCAAAGATTCAATGGTATTAAACTTGAAACTCTAAGTTCACTAATTGTCTGA